The Arctopsyche grandis isolate Sample6627 chromosome 10, ASM5162203v2, whole genome shotgun sequence genome window below encodes:
- the Oseg5 gene encoding intraflagellar transport protein Oseg5 has translation MKFKISKFNEPKHKSIVSCISWNNTEEVFSCGDDHILLKWNLVTNESLTVTTLPDNFFPTSLQPYPKTGFGSSSNKQSQDNLLLTTADGRFHFVNQNGRIEKSVAAHQGACLVGQWSPDGSSILTAGEDGTLRIWSRSGLARSLIGNVGVPIYCAIWGPSGSSLLHTQSNCIVITHLQGNTKRLQWKGHDGLILSAAWNPTNNIIVSGSEDGFFKTWDMFGQLLSCSMKHDCPILSVSWSPAGDLFAVAGYNLLRLCDFTGWSHCLERPNTGSIQHIAWSSDGTQLAAACSNGHVLFAHLIQRQMSWKNYSCTLTGRKTITITEVTNSTTEQLDYSNRVIQMGLASGHLIVVTTKQCHIHSSTSWNTPVVFDLKDSIVYMILISERCFCLVERSGINIYSYLGRLLASPRWGSMRLDVLARSSISLGPDTLAVIDQNDHKTIHIFELPTGIAVRSSSEHSTMTVTHTMAASEIVLSQSGLLAERQLAMIDFNKDLYILTVKDSKLKLKKIAVQVSGITWCEDVAILVALREGRLIIFGSPRTSAFLSLTTIVRDVSDLGKNPKLIRAEEGCVVIRRGDGSLLHIAISPFPMQLARKVAANQWSQALKLCRIIKDDTLWACLAALSWESKELAVAEEAFAIIKQPHQVEYIQQLKNPTQIESNQD, from the exons ATGAAGtttaaaatatcgaaatttaACGAGCCGAAGCATAAAAGCATAGTTTCTTGTATCAGTTGGAATAATACAGAAGAAGTATTCTCATGCGG CGATGATCACATACTTCTGAAATGGAATCTAGTAACTAATGAATCTTTGACCGTCACAACGCTACCTGATAACTTCTTTCCGACCAGTCTTCAGCCGTATCCTAAAACAGGATTTGGATCTAGCAGCAATAAGCAATCACAAGATAACCTTCTGCTCACTACAGCAGATGGCAG ATTCCATTTCGTCAATCAAAATGGACGTATTGAAAAATCAGTCGCCGCTCATCAAGGAGCTTGCCTAGTTGGTCAATGGAGTCCTGATGGATCAAGCATTTTAACAGCCGGCGAAGATGGCACATTAAGAATATGGTCCCGGAGTGGACTAGCAAGATCTCTCATAGGAAATGTCGGTGTTCCCATTTACTGTGCCATTTGGGGACCATCAGGAAGCAGCTTGTTGCATACTCAATCTAACTGTATAGTGATCACACACTTGCAAGGAAACACCAAACGTTTACAGTGGAAAGGTCATGATGGTCTCATATTATCTGCAGCGTGGAATCCGACAAATAATATCATCGTTAGCGGCTCTGAAGATGGATTTTTCAAA ACATGGGATATGTTCGGACAACTACTTTCATGTAGTATGAAGCATGATTGTCCAATACTATCGGTCAGTTGGTCTCCGGCTGGAGATTTGTTTGCAGTGGCTGGTTATAATCTATTGCGACTTTGTGATTTTACAggg TGGTCTCACTGCCTTGAGCGACCGAATACAGGTAGTATCCAGCATATTGCTTGGTCTTCAGATGGGACACAACTTGCGGCAGCTTGCTCAAATGGACATGTTTTATTTGCACATTTGATACAAAG GCAGATGAGCTGGAAGAACTATTCGTGTACGTTGACAGGACGTAAGACGATAACAATAACAGAAGTCACCAATAGCACAACAGAGCAATTGGATTACTCGAATCGGGTAATTCAAATGGGCCTCGCCAGTGGACACTTAATAGTTGTCACTACTAAACAATGTCACATCCATTCATCGACCAGTTGGAACACTCCGGTCGTATTTGATTTAAAGGACAGCATAGTCTACATGATATTGATCTCGGAAAG ATGTTTTTGCTTGGTGGAACGTTCTGGAATCAATATCTACAGCTATTTAGGAAGGCTGTTGGCTAGTCCGAGATGGGGTTCGATGCGTTTGGATGTCCTTGCTAGATCGTCCATTTCTTTAGGACCTGATACACTAGCTGTTATTGATCAGAATGATCACaaaa ctatacatatattcgaactTCCAACTGGAATTGCCGTTCGAAGCTCGTCGGAACACTCAACTATGACCGTCACTCATACAATGGCTGCTTCTGAAATAGTTTTGAGTCAATCTGGACTATTAGCCGAACGACAGTTAGCCATGATCGATTTCAATAaagatttatacatattaacaGTTAAggattcaaaattgaaattgaaaaaaattg CCGTACAAGTAAGTGGAATTACCTGGTGTGAAGATGTTGCAATTCTTGTAGCTCTACGTGAAGGTCGACTAATTATATTCGGCAGTCCGAGAACATCTGCATTTCTATCGCTCACCACTATAGTAAGAGATGTTAG tgatctaggaaaaaatcccaagttaaTCAGAGCAGAAGAAGGGTGTGTGGTCATAAGACGGGGCGACGGTTCGTTATTACACATTGCAATTTCGCCATTTCCAATGCAGTTGGCGAGAAAAGTTGCCGCTAATCAGTGGTCGCAAGCGCTCaaa TTATGTCGAATAATCAAAGATGATACATTGTGGGCTTGCTTAGCGGCACTGTCTTGGGAGAGTAAAGAGTTGGCAGTTGCTGAGGAAGCTTTCGCTATTATAAAACAGCCTCATCAGGTTGAATACATACAACAAttaaag AATCCTACTCAAATCGAGAGCAATCAAGACTAA
- the rt gene encoding protein O-mannosyltransferase rt yields the protein MKTRRDDVTSRLKPEVEPGPDNEPEPARDKCGKREVGDGATATEIFAEDVLTKQFLYKRRFSLKIELDLMAISLFIIALMTRFYKLQEPKNIVFDELHYGRYVSLYMKRIFFFDSHPPLGKQMLSAVAYLAGYSGNFTFDKIGSAYDDTVPIFTLRLIPALCGSLLIPLVYKIMIVLQYSEWTAVIASLLITCDNALLTQSRFMLMESILLIFGFFGIFSLLKFKFHHNHSTGSTKWMWFIIGCISLTCCTSIKFSGFYSCLLGLFIIGREFWNLLGNRTVVLKTILSFFLRISCLLIIVPSIVYISIFAVHLSLLTKAGPHDTVMTSAFQASLDGGLASITKGQPLHVAHGSQITLRHTHGRTCWLHSHAHVYPIKYADKRGSSHQQQVTCYSFKDVNNWWIVKRPEKNDLTVGYPIDPIKDGDVIQLVHGITSRALNSHDVAAPMSPQCQEVSCYIDYNVSMSAQNLWKVEIINKDQEGASWNTIQSLVHLIHVNSGLALKFSGRQLAEWGFNQHEIVADKVINQDDTIWNVEEHRYTKTDDKKERERQLVHAEMIPTTATHLTFWEKFLELQYKMLFTSQEYVQNHMFSSEPLEWPFLTRGIAYWVSSDSNAQVHLIGNLIVWYSGSLGLVIYFGFLSFYLIRRRRLCYDLSVASWQQFLAAGEIFVVGYLFHYLPYFFMERTLFLHHYLSAFVFKVLLLAAIIEHIYLFLICKTVNKWITVLFVMGIVVWLLYVVQNFLKFTVLNYGTTDLTENDLVNLRWKDTWDFILHKK from the exons ATGAAGACTCGTCGCGACGATGTCACTTCTAGACTCAAACCGGAAGTGGAACCAGGTCCGGATAATGAACCGGAACCCGCACGAGACAAGTGTGGAAAAAGAGAGGTG GGAGATGGCGCTACAGCTACTGAAATATTCGCCGAAGATGTGCTCACAAAACAATTCCTATACAAAAGAAGGTTTAGCTTAAAAATAGAATTGGATTTGATGGCAATAAGTCTATTCATCATAGCGCTAATGACacgattttacaaattacaagAGCCTAAGAATATAGT ATTTGATGAATTACACTACGGCCGATATGTATCACTGTATATGAAGagaattttctttttcgatTCTCATCCTCCACTTGGAAAACAGATGCTATCAGCAGTCGCCTATTTAGCCGGCTACTCTGGAAATTTTACATTTGACAAAATAGGAAGCGCTTATGACGATACCGTCCCAATTTTCACATTGAGGTTGATTCCAGCTCTATGTGGCAGCTTACTAATTCCACTAGTCTATAAAATTATGATAGTATTACAATACTCAGAATGGACGGCTGTAATAGCCTCTTTGTTAATAACTTGTG ATAATGCACTCTTGACGCAGTCTAGATTTATGCTGATGGAGTCAATATTGTTAATATTTGGATTTTTCGGTATATTTTCTCTGCTCAAGTTTAAGTTTCATCACAATCACTCGACTGGTTCCACCAAATGGATGTGGTTTATTATCGGTTGTATTTCACTCACTTGCTGTACAAg TATCAAATTTTCAGGGTTCTATTCCTGTCTATTAGGACTGTTTATTATTGGACGTGAGTTTTGGAATCTCTTGGGAAATCGGACCGTAGTCCTTAAGACTATATTAAGTTTTTTTCTACGTATCAGTTGTTTGTTGATAATCGTCCCATCCAtagtttatatttcaatatttgctgtACATTTGAGCTTGCTGACCAAAGCTGGTCCCCATGATACAGTAATGACCAGTGCTTTTCAAGCATCGTTAGATGGAGGACTTGCAAGTATCACCAAAGGGCAACCATTACATGTTGCTCACGGATCTCAGATTACACTTCG ACACACTCACGGCCGTACATGCTGGCTTCACTCACACGCTCACGTCTATCCTATTAAATACGCCGACAAGAGAGGCTCATCGCATCAGCAGCAAGTTACGTGCTACAGTTTCAAAGACGTCAATAACTGGTGGATAGTCAAGAGGCCCGAAAAGAATGATCTCACCGTAGGTTATCCGATAGATCCGATTAAAGACGGCGATGTGATACAGTTGGTTCATGGAATCACCAGCAGAGCACTCAATTCTCATGACGTAGCTGCACCAATGTCTCCACAATgccaa GAAGTGTCTTGTTATATAGATTATAATGTTTCAATGTCTGCTCAAAATTTGTGGAAAGTAGAAATTATCAACAAAGATCAAGAAGGTGCATCATGGAATACTATACAGTCTCTCGTACACTTGATACATGTCAATTCTGGCTTAGCGTTGAAGTTTAGCGGTAGACAGCTGGCTGAATGGGGCTTCAATCAGCACGAAATTGTTGCCGATAAAGTTATAAACCAAGATGATACGATTTGGAACGTCGAAGAGCATCGATATACTAAAA CTGACGATAAAAAGGAACGCGAAAGGCAATTGGTACATGCAGAAATGATTCCGACAACGGCTACTCATCTAACATTTTGGGAAAAGTTTCTGGAGCTTCAGTACAAGATGCTCTTTACTAGTCAAGAATATGTTCAAAACCACATGTTTTCCAGTGAGCCATTAGAGTGGCCTTTCCTCACTAGAGGAATTGCCTATTGGGTATCCTCAGATTCAAAC GCGCAAGTACATTTGATTGGAAATTTGATCGTTTGGTATTCAGGATCACTTGGTTTGGTTATTTACTTTgggtttttatcattttatttgataagaAGAAGACGTCTGTGCTATGATTTGTCAGTAGCAAGTTGGCAGCAATTTTTAGCAGCTGGCGAAATATTCGTCGTAGGATACCTATTTCACTACTTGCCTTATTTTTTCATGGAGCGTACACTGTTCCTTCATCATTACTTATCAGCTTTCGTTTTTAAAGTCCTCTTATTGGCAGCTATAATCGAAcacatttacttgtttttaaTTTGCAAAACTGTCAACAAGTGGATAACAGTTTTGTTCGTAATGGGAATAGTTGTTTGGTTGTTGTATGTAgtgcaaaactttttgaaatttacTGTGCTCAACTACGGCACGACGGATTTAACTGAAAATGATCTTGTAAACCTTCGATGGAAAGATACATGGGATTTTATCTTACACAAGAAATAA